In Burkholderia sp. WP9, a genomic segment contains:
- a CDS encoding DNA topoisomerase III, which translates to MSKALIIAEKPSVANDIARALGGFTKHDEYYESDEYVLSSAVGHLLEIAAPEDYEVKRGKWSFANLPVIPPHFDLNPIAKSESRLKVLTKLLKRKDIDRLINACDAGREGELIFRLIAQHAKAKQPVQRLWLQSMTAGSIRDGFARLRSDEEMQPLADAARCRSEADWLVGINGTRAMTAFNSKGGGFFLTTVGRVQTPTLSIVVEREEKIRRFVPRDYWEVKAEFVCAAGFYEGRWFDPKFKRDEFDPEKRDSRLWALPAAETIVAACRGQIGTVTEESKPSTQLSPALFDLTSLQREANGRFGFSAKNTLGLAQALYEKHKVLTYPRTDARALPEDYMDTVKETLGMLKESNNYLPFAKQVLDKGWVKPNKRIFDNSKISDHFAIIPTLQAPKNLSEPEQKLYDLVVKRFLSVFFPAAEYRVTTRITEVVGHHFKTEGKVLVEPGWLQVYGREISGEDANLVPVQKDEKVKTDKIAAQQLVTKPPARYNEATLLSAMEGAGKLVEDDELREAMAAKGLGTPATRAAIIEGLLGEKYLIREGRDLIPTAKAFQLMTLLRGLGVKELTAPELTGEWEYKLSQMERGNLPRDAFMQEIARMTQTIVKRAKEYDSDTIPGDYATLETPCPNCGGQVKENYRRFACSKCEFSISKIPGGRQFEIPEVEELLQNKTIGPLSGFRSKMGRPFSAILKLSFDDEIKNFKLEFDFGQDAGGEDGEPPDFSEQQPVGACPKCKGRVFEHGMSYVCENSVANPKTCDFRSGKVILQQEIAREQMSKLLEEGRTDLLTNFKSSRTGRNFKAFLVKQNDGKIGFEFEKKEPSAKTAAKTAAAKSAAKAAADSVDSESEDGDAPVAVKATPAAKKVAAKKAPATKTAAAKKAPARKTAARKTGS; encoded by the coding sequence ATGTCCAAAGCACTGATCATCGCCGAAAAGCCTTCCGTCGCGAACGACATCGCGCGCGCTTTGGGCGGCTTTACCAAGCATGACGAATACTACGAAAGCGACGAATACGTCCTTTCCTCGGCAGTCGGCCACCTGCTGGAAATTGCCGCGCCCGAAGACTATGAAGTCAAGCGCGGCAAGTGGAGTTTCGCCAACCTGCCCGTCATTCCGCCGCATTTCGATCTCAATCCGATCGCCAAGAGCGAGTCGCGCCTGAAGGTGCTGACCAAGCTGCTCAAGCGCAAAGATATCGACCGTCTGATCAACGCATGTGACGCGGGGCGCGAGGGCGAGCTGATTTTCCGCCTGATCGCGCAACACGCGAAGGCCAAGCAGCCGGTGCAGCGCCTGTGGCTGCAATCCATGACGGCGGGCTCGATCCGCGACGGCTTCGCCCGTCTGCGTAGCGACGAAGAGATGCAGCCGCTCGCCGATGCGGCGCGCTGCCGCTCGGAGGCGGACTGGCTGGTCGGCATCAACGGCACGCGGGCCATGACCGCGTTCAACAGCAAGGGCGGCGGCTTCTTCCTGACCACGGTCGGGCGGGTGCAAACGCCGACGCTGTCGATCGTGGTCGAGCGCGAAGAGAAAATTCGCCGCTTCGTCCCGCGCGACTATTGGGAAGTGAAGGCGGAATTCGTCTGCGCGGCCGGCTTCTACGAAGGCCGCTGGTTCGATCCGAAATTCAAGCGCGACGAGTTCGATCCGGAAAAACGCGATTCGCGTCTGTGGGCGCTGCCCGCGGCCGAGACGATCGTCGCCGCCTGCCGCGGCCAGATCGGCACGGTGACCGAGGAATCGAAGCCGTCCACGCAACTGTCGCCGGCGCTCTTCGACCTGACCAGCTTGCAGCGTGAAGCCAACGGCCGCTTCGGCTTCTCGGCGAAGAACACCTTGGGCCTCGCCCAGGCGCTGTACGAAAAGCACAAGGTGCTGACCTATCCCCGTACCGACGCGCGCGCGCTGCCGGAAGACTATATGGATACGGTCAAAGAGACGCTCGGCATGCTCAAGGAGAGCAACAACTATCTGCCGTTCGCCAAGCAGGTGCTCGACAAGGGCTGGGTAAAGCCGAACAAGCGCATCTTCGACAATTCGAAGATCAGCGACCACTTTGCAATCATCCCAACGCTGCAAGCGCCGAAAAATCTGTCCGAGCCGGAACAGAAGCTCTACGACCTCGTCGTGAAGCGCTTCCTGTCGGTGTTCTTCCCGGCCGCCGAATATCGGGTGACGACGCGGATCACCGAAGTGGTCGGCCATCACTTCAAGACTGAAGGCAAGGTGCTGGTCGAACCGGGCTGGTTGCAGGTCTATGGCCGCGAAATCAGCGGCGAAGACGCGAACCTCGTGCCGGTGCAGAAGGACGAGAAGGTCAAGACGGACAAGATCGCCGCCCAGCAGTTGGTGACGAAACCGCCCGCACGCTACAACGAAGCCACCCTGCTGTCGGCCATGGAAGGCGCGGGCAAGCTCGTCGAAGACGACGAGCTGCGCGAAGCCATGGCGGCCAAAGGTCTCGGCACGCCGGCCACGCGTGCGGCGATCATTGAAGGTTTGCTGGGTGAAAAGTATCTGATTCGCGAAGGCCGCGATCTGATTCCGACCGCCAAGGCTTTCCAGCTCATGACGCTGTTGCGCGGCCTCGGCGTAAAGGAACTGACCGCGCCGGAACTGACTGGCGAGTGGGAATACAAGCTCTCGCAAATGGAGCGCGGCAACTTGCCGCGCGACGCGTTCATGCAGGAAATCGCTCGCATGACGCAGACCATCGTGAAGCGCGCGAAAGAGTACGATTCCGACACGATCCCCGGCGATTACGCGACGTTGGAAACGCCGTGTCCGAATTGCGGCGGCCAGGTGAAGGAAAACTACCGGCGCTTTGCGTGCTCGAAGTGCGAGTTTTCAATTTCGAAGATCCCGGGCGGACGTCAGTTCGAAATTCCGGAAGTCGAAGAGTTGCTGCAAAACAAGACGATCGGACCGCTGTCGGGTTTCCGCAGCAAGATGGGCCGGCCGTTCTCGGCGATCCTGAAACTCTCGTTCGACGATGAGATCAAGAACTTCAAGCTCGAATTCGACTTCGGCCAGGATGCCGGCGGTGAAGACGGCGAACCGCCCGACTTCTCCGAGCAGCAGCCGGTCGGCGCGTGCCCGAAGTGCAAGGGCCGCGTGTTCGAGCACGGCATGAGCTACGTCTGCGAAAACTCGGTCGCCAATCCGAAGACTTGCGACTTCCGCTCCGGCAAGGTGATCCTGCAGCAGGAAATTGCCCGCGAACAGATGTCCAAGCTACTCGAAGAAGGCCGCACTGACCTGCTGACCAACTTCAAGTCGTCACGTACCGGCCGGAACTTCAAGGCATTCCTAGTCAAGCAGAACGACGGCAAGATCGGCTTCGAGTTCGAGAAGAAGGAGCCGTCGGCGAAAACTGCAGCGAAGACCGCGGCGGCCAAGTCGGCTGCCAAGGCAGCGGCGGATTCGGTGGATTCGGAGTCTGAGGACGGTGACGCACCGGTCGCGGTCAAGGCCACGCCGGCAGCCAAAAAGGTGGCGGCTAAGAAGGCACCCGCAACCAAGACCGCAGCAGCCAAAAAAGCGCCCGCGAGGAAAACGGCGGCACGCAAAACCGGCTCGTAA
- a CDS encoding LysR family transcriptional regulator, which produces MDHLQSMRVFVKVADLGSFARAASAMDISNAVATRHVADLEGRLGTRLLNRTTRSLSLTESGQVYLERARQILDELEDVEQMVVARNHEPVGTLRIVAPVVFGLHNLAPVLQTYAERYPKVIPDVTLVDRQVDLVEEGFDVGVVIARQMRSASIVTRRLTTGCMTVCATPAYLEKHGMPTRPEHLLEHPCLSLPSEYWGDERVFTGPEGEVRVRPSNVIVANNTEMLRQFALLGMGIAILPSYLIGRDMTRGRLVRLLGDYRLPQVEINIAYPSRRHLPAKVRTFIDHLVEHFSQTPNSLLGEQWIKEDGLGRTAMTTAPDSADPMPPEAFDGAEPLSRLLDSELSPLPKSLAKTTPRTRPTALSPL; this is translated from the coding sequence TTGCCGACCTCGAAGGCCGTCTCGGTACGCGACTGCTCAATCGCACCACGCGCAGCTTGTCTCTGACCGAATCAGGCCAGGTTTATCTCGAGCGTGCGCGCCAGATTCTCGACGAACTGGAAGACGTCGAGCAGATGGTGGTCGCGCGCAATCACGAACCCGTGGGCACGTTGCGAATCGTCGCGCCGGTGGTGTTCGGGTTGCACAATCTCGCGCCCGTGCTTCAGACGTACGCGGAGCGCTATCCGAAAGTCATCCCCGACGTCACGTTGGTCGACCGCCAGGTCGATCTGGTCGAAGAAGGCTTCGACGTGGGCGTGGTGATCGCGCGGCAAATGCGCAGCGCGAGCATCGTCACGCGGCGTCTCACCACGGGTTGCATGACCGTGTGCGCTACGCCGGCGTATCTGGAGAAGCACGGCATGCCCACGCGTCCGGAGCATCTGCTCGAGCATCCGTGCCTGAGCTTGCCTTCCGAATATTGGGGCGACGAGCGCGTGTTCACCGGCCCGGAGGGCGAGGTCCGCGTGCGTCCGTCGAACGTGATCGTGGCGAACAACACCGAAATGCTGCGTCAGTTTGCGTTGCTCGGCATGGGCATCGCCATCCTGCCGAGCTATCTGATCGGCCGTGACATGACGCGCGGCAGGCTCGTGCGGCTGCTCGGCGACTACCGGCTGCCGCAGGTCGAGATCAACATTGCGTATCCGAGCCGCCGCCATTTGCCGGCCAAGGTGCGCACGTTCATCGACCATCTGGTCGAGCATTTCAGCCAGACGCCGAACAGCCTGCTTGGTGAACAGTGGATCAAAGAGGATGGCCTTGGCCGGACTGCTATGACGACGGCGCCCGATTCCGCGGATCCGATGCCGCCGGAAGCCTTCGACGGCGCTGAGCCGCTCTCGCGCCTGCTGGACAGCGAGTTATCGCCGCTGCCGAAGTCGCTGGCAAAAACAACGCCCCGCACTCGACCCACGGCCTTGTCGCCGCTGTAA